In Lepus europaeus isolate LE1 chromosome 19, mLepTim1.pri, whole genome shotgun sequence, the genomic window GACCCCAGAAAAttataggaaaataaatttttcgGCATCTTAAAAACATACCTAAATATTTAACCATTAGTGATGTTGGCTTATGCAataaatctcatgtatagaagtAAACTTGTATGAAACTGTTAAGACCCAGTGCCACTAATCTACAGTGCATTGGCCAGGTGAATATAACTAGGGTCACATTTATGCATCCCAAAGAACACAGCTCACTACATGTGTGCCAGGTGAActtacctgcttttttttttttaaatttagacaaATCTGTAGCTGCCTGAGGGATATTTGATTTCCAATGAAAGGACTGCTGCTGCCTTCTATGGACGTATGAAAAATTCTGGAATTACTACATGCATCTCTTCACACTTgcaataaatgttttgtaaagaGCGGTAAGGTTACACATGATCCTCTTTGGAAACAtgttcataaataaaaatgttaaccaGTTAACTCCAAGGGTGAATCTATGTTACGAGAGAAAAGTATAAAAAGAGAATGTTAAATTCAGCTGCCACTCATACATGGGGCTCTTGCTTCATTGCCCCCACGGGAATCTTAGGCTCAGAGACAATATCAGGCATTGGGAGCTGATGGGATGGAAACCAGAGACTTGACAATAGGGatgattttcttatttcaaaCTATCTCTGGAATtctgggaaatctctctcttctttcccactatctctacctctacttcACAGGATGCAAGTTTAGATCCACAGATTTGATCATCAAACACCTGACTGTAGCCAACTGCTTAGTCATTCTCTCTAGAGGAGTTCCTCAAACCATGGCAGCTTTTGGGATGAAGCATTTCCTCAGTGATATTGGGTGCAAGCTTGTGTTCTATGTGCAGAGAGTGAGCAGGGATGTGTCCATTGGCAGCACCTGCCTGTTGAGTATCTCCCAAGCTATCACAAtcagtgccaggaacccaagatGGGCAGAGCTTAAAGCAAAAGCAACGAAGTACATCAGCCCCTCCActatcctctgctggtttctgaACCTGATAACGAATGTCATGGTGCCTGTGCATGTGATTGGAAACAGGAATGACAAAAACATCACAAAGAAAACTGATCATGGCTACTGCTATTCTGTGAGTCGTACAAAATTCTTAGACTTGCTGTATGCTGCCCAGGTGCTATTCAGAGATGCTCTCTTTGTGGCACTCATGCTCTTGGCCAACAGCTCCATAGTTTTCACCCTGTACAGGCACAAGCAGCAGGTCCAATACATCCATGGGAGGAACATCACCTCCAGGTCCTCCCCAGAGTCCAGAGCCACCCACAGCATCCTCGTCCTGGTGAGCACCTTTGTGTCTTTGAGCACTCTCTCCTCCATCCTTCACATTTGCTTGGCTGTTTTAAGCAGCCCGAGTTTGTGGCTGGTGACCACCTCTGAAGTAATTGCTGGGATTTTTCCAGTTGTGAGCCCCTACATCCTCATGAGCCATGACTCCAGGGTGCCCAGGCTGTGCTGTGCCCacaaaagaaatacagaattctCTGCTAAGGAAGTATGTCGAAATTGAAGTGTATTCACAATGGTTTCTTCTCCAATGCTTCAAGTTTAATTAACTACTTTAGCTTTATTACttggcatttattttatattcagaaacagagtttttcatcctctggttcactcccagaatgcctgTAAAAGCCCAGAAATGGggacaaagctggagccaggcacttagTTGACATGTTTCTTGTGAGTCACAAGAACACAGTGAGTAGAGTCAACTTCAGCATCTCCCATCCTCTGCTTTAAAAGGAACCTTGAATCAATAGCAGAGCTGGGTATAGGACCTGttaactccaatatgggatgtggccttCTCTGGCATCTTAACCAACAGGCCAAACATTGCCCCTGGAcatgatttctttattcattaatcCTTCTGCAAGTGAAAGCACATTTCTGAAGGAGTCCTGGTATCAGAGTCAGGTAAAGTAGAAGCCTGAATTTCTGtgctaaaaaaagaaatgagctagtTAGTAATTAGAAATGAATtactgggaccggcactgtggctcacttggttaatcttctgcctgtggcaccagcatcccacgtgggagccgaGTTCtggtctcggttgctcctcttccagtccagccctctgctgtggcctgggagggcagtggaggatggcccaagtgcttgggcccctgtacctgcatgggagaccaggaggaggcacctggctcctggctttggatcagtgtagtcctggccgtggcagccatttggggggtgaaccagtggagggaggacctttctctctgtctctccctttcactaactctgtcaaataaaaaaaatgaattactatGTCATTCTCATGTCAGTTCctgtaatatgaaaatattactaatgtTCCTGGCACCACCAAGAAATGTGGATTTTATGGAGAAATCATGGGAATCACCTGAGCCTGATATAATGACTTTGTCAGAAGTGAGCAAGCTATGGGGGTGGGACAAAGACTCCATATAGCAGGGGTCCCATTTCAGATTGGCATCAAATCAGAAGAGGAAGAATGGCCCCATAGAGcctgtttttatttctatgtgtTAGGGATATTTGTGttcatatgtgtttgtatatgctcaTGTAGACAAATGAagtcaaattatgttggtattcTATccactaattattttaaaaatttaaaaaataagtagtgCAAAGCAATGCTAATAAGAATAACAACAAGCCATCTTAACCTCACAGTCTATTCTACTCTGAAGTGTGTGTACCTATGTGTAGGACAGTGCAGGAGATAAACCCTAGCTGTAAGGTCAATGACACCTAAAGGCCACCTGGAGGTCTGGCAGGGTGACACTCCCTGTACCTCAGCTGTAGGATGTGACCCAGCCTGGAGATTTCCAGTCCTGGCCCAGGGAAGCCCAGCAGACAAGACCACCCCAGCACACAGGCAGCTCTCACTCACCTAAAGCACAACTTCCTCTGCATGCTCAGCTCAAACTTCCTTTAGGACAGAAACTCCTAGTACCTGACATAGGCTGAGCACAGACATAAGAAGAGGGGTGGTTATGTAGACAGAGAATCCTCTTCATTCAGAGACTCTCCAGGTCAGTGCTCAAACAGCCTGTAACTGGCTTGCTCCCAGTACCTGACTTTCGACAGTGTGGCTAAAATAAACTGCGTGAGCTGCGACTCATCTTTGACATGGATCTCTGAGAAAGAAGGGAGTGGTCCTGGGGAAGCTGCTCAGCTCAGCACTTGAAACCCAGACACAGCACCAAGGTCATTTATCCATCGGTGAGATtcacatgaaaatatttactttttctttgtatctttatattttgtgtgcatGGCTTTTAAGGAAATCCAACTGAAGTCTGTAAAAATATTTGACTTACTGGGAATGGTCTTAAAGAGTAATGTAAAAGCGATACATTGTTGTCCTAGTGCACACTGCATGGCTATCGGCTGCAATACTGGTTTGTATATTTTTGAAACAAGAAGGTGATGGAAAATatcttgaatgttttcaccatacagaaataataaatgtttgaagagacagATATATTGACCATTTTCTGAACATTGCAACATACATGTATAAGCaaatcacatggtaccccatatGCATTTACAATACttgtcaaacaaaaataaaattctttcaaaatttatgtatgtatgtagggATTGATTCATCTTTTTGTGTGATATTCATTGTATCTCTCCCATTGTCTTATTctgccaattttatttatttcctctaggtatttttaacttctagattttactcatttttttgtAACTTGTTGCataaatagctaaataaaatTACATGGATTGTCTATTTTTTCTCTTGTAAATCTTATATATAACTACCTAAGAAcacctcaaaaagttcttgaataaatggaattaaaagataaatttttttggtcttgggagaccaggaggaagcacctggctcctggctttggatcggtgcagtgctggctgtggaaccattaggggagtgaaccaatggaaggaagacctttctctctctctctctcactgtctataactctctctctgtctctctctctctcactgtctaactctgcctgtcaaaaaaagggatAAGTTtctttgttgaaaaaaaatcttttttttcaaatccttagtttttttttttaatttcaggttAAAGGCACTTTCACAAACCAGATATTTATAGATGAACAGGTGTAGAGGTCATACTCTGGTAAGTTCTGAATGCAAGGCGTTACTTGCAGGTTCAATAATCAATCAGCTCTCTCCATATTGAGTGGTCTTCCTTTCCTGCATCACAGCATACTCCACTACCTTGGTGCCATTTTCATTGTGATAAACCTAATCAAATTCCCCAGGTACTTTCAGGGCAGGTAAAGGTACAAGAATTTGTATATCTGCTTTCTGGGTCTCTGGATTGTGGCttaatatttttccttccttgtaGTCAGAGACATCAGGAGAGTAATTGGATGTTAGTTCCAAAAGCTTAAATGCAATCTTTTCTTTGATCTGAGGGACAGCTGTTGAGAGTGGTAAAAGGCTACAAACCTTCTTGTGTGTCTCTGAGGATTCTGGATAAAAGTAGATGAGTTTGTTTTACCAATTCATTAATTACTTCTGATTCTGATAGTCAGGATTTTTGTTGAAAACACCCAACACAGTCTGCCCTGGCCCTGAACATCTCCCCTGGACACCCTAACCTCTGACtgccttaaaaaaagatttatttatttatttgaaagtcagagttacacagagagaggagaggcagagagagaggagaaagagagagaggtcttccatccactggttcacaattggccacaatggccagagctgttctgatccaaagccaggagccaggatattcttccaggtctcccacgcggcagggacccaaacacttgagccattttctactgcttttccaggctatcacagagagcttgatcagaagaggagaatcCGAgattggaaccggtgcccatatgggatgctggcgcttcaggccagggctttaacccactgtgccacagtgccggcgcctTGCATCTATTTTATGTGTTTAATATGTGATGGTTTTAGGTAGCTGTTTTGTTTGCACTCATTATCACTAAGGAAATTGATGTCCTCATCACACATTGGAAAGAATTTGTATACCTGTTTTTCAAgtgctttttggtttgttttctatttttacctattgtgttctttctttttcctgttgTTTTATGGGAGTGCTTGAGTATAATACATAatctgctccccctcctcctccttttctctctttctgtctctgcctctgatttTCCTTTGCTAAAGATCCATTCTaactttaatataaattttcatttaatttagtgTATCTTACGTACTgccataatctttttttaaattttttaaaaatctttttgaccttttcagttttttaacttattttaataaatataaattttcaaagtacaatttttggattatagtggctcccccccataacttccctctcacccacaaccctcccatctcctgctccctctccacttccattcacatcaagattcatttccaattatctttatgtacagaagatcaatttagtatatattaagtaaagatttcaacaatttgcacccacacagaaacacacagtgtgaagtactgtttgagtactatttatagcattaattcacattgaacaacacattaaggacagaaatcctacatgaggagtaagtgcacagtgacttctcttgttgacttcacaaattgacactctagtttatggcgtcagtaatctccctaggctctagtcatgagttgccaaggataaaaatgccttttg contains:
- the LOC133748706 gene encoding vomeronasal type-1 receptor 4-like, translating into METRDLTIGMIFLFQTISGILGNLSLLSHYLYLYFTGCKFRSTDLIIKHLTVANCLVILSRGVPQTMAAFGMKHFLSDIGCKLVFYVQRVSRDVSIGSTCLLSISQAITISARNPRWAELKAKATKYISPSTILCWFLNLITNVMVPVHVIGNRNDKNITKKTDHGYCYSVSRTKFLDLLYAAQVLFRDALFVALMLLANSSIVFTLYRHKQQVQYIHGRNITSRSSPESRATHSILVLVSTFVSLSTLSSILHICLAVLSSPSLWLVTTSEVIAGIFPVVSPYILMSHDSRVPRLCCAHKRNTEFSAKEVCRN